A single Agromyces sp. CF514 DNA region contains:
- a CDS encoding RNA polymerase sigma factor translates to MTRADPGAAVDRAYREEWSRVVATLIRATRDWDLAEDAAADAFVRAAERWPDEGVPDNPGAWLTTVARNRALDVLRRRGVEIDKVREWMVMDELRGPGAPTDPGDLAASADEIDDRLRLIFTCAHPALPLEARVALTLRTVGGLETPEIARAFLVPEATMAQRLVRAKRKIRNAGIPYRVPEGDELRRRLDGVLAVLMLVHNEGYLASSGDRLLRLDLQEEAIRLARLVTELMPDEPETASLLALLLLQHARSAARVDADGELVPLDEQDRSRWNGDEIADGLAVLDRLDRLPVTGDAGRRGPAPGSYRLQAEIQREHARAAHADDTDWGAIVQRYDALLTINPSPVIALNRAVALGLAGHPLAGLDELDRLAASGVLDRYHLLSAAQADLLRRLGRADAAADRYREAIALAPTGPERRFLERRLAGLDGRPA, encoded by the coding sequence ATGACGCGGGCCGACCCGGGTGCGGCGGTCGACCGGGCCTATCGCGAGGAGTGGAGCCGCGTCGTCGCGACGCTCATCAGGGCGACCCGCGACTGGGACCTCGCGGAGGATGCCGCGGCCGACGCGTTCGTGCGCGCAGCGGAGCGCTGGCCCGACGAGGGCGTGCCCGACAACCCGGGCGCGTGGCTCACGACCGTCGCACGCAACCGGGCGCTCGACGTGCTGAGGCGACGCGGCGTCGAGATCGACAAGGTCAGGGAGTGGATGGTGATGGACGAGCTGCGCGGGCCCGGCGCCCCCACCGATCCGGGCGACCTCGCCGCATCGGCCGACGAGATCGACGATCGACTGCGGCTGATCTTCACGTGCGCGCACCCCGCGCTGCCGCTCGAGGCGCGGGTCGCCCTGACCCTGCGCACGGTCGGCGGGCTCGAGACGCCCGAGATCGCGCGCGCGTTCCTCGTGCCAGAGGCCACCATGGCGCAACGGCTCGTGCGCGCCAAGCGCAAGATCCGCAACGCGGGCATCCCGTACCGCGTTCCCGAGGGCGACGAGCTCCGACGGCGACTGGACGGCGTGCTCGCCGTGCTCATGCTCGTGCACAACGAGGGGTACCTCGCCAGCTCGGGCGACCGGTTGCTGCGGCTCGACCTCCAGGAGGAGGCGATCCGCCTCGCCCGACTCGTCACCGAGTTGATGCCCGACGAGCCAGAGACCGCGTCGTTGCTCGCGCTCCTGCTGCTGCAGCACGCGCGTTCGGCCGCCCGCGTCGACGCCGACGGCGAGCTCGTGCCGCTCGACGAGCAGGACCGGTCGCGCTGGAACGGCGACGAGATCGCCGACGGGCTCGCAGTGCTCGACCGGCTCGACCGGTTACCCGTAACCGGCGATGCCGGTCGGCGGGGCCCCGCGCCGGGCTCCTACCGCCTGCAGGCCGAGATCCAGCGCGAGCACGCACGGGCCGCGCACGCCGACGACACGGACTGGGGCGCCATCGTGCAGCGGTACGACGCACTGCTGACCATCAACCCGTCACCCGTGATCGCCCTCAACCGTGCCGTCGCACTCGGCCTCGCCGGCCACCCTCTGGCGGGCCTCGACGAACTCGACCGGCTCGCGGCATCCGGAGTGCTCGACCGCTACCACCTGCTGTCGGCGGCCCAGGCCGACCTGCTGCGCAGGCTCGGGCGAGCGGATGCCGCGGCCGACCGCTACCGCGAGGCGATCGCGCTTGCGCCGACGGGCCCGGAGCGCCGGTTCCTCGAGCGTCGGCTCGCCGGGCTCGACGGGCGACCGGCCTGA
- a CDS encoding YciI family protein, whose protein sequence is MKYFMFVATDTQPDRSGDEGIPIEQWVAENDERGTRIDGERLQPVRDATLVRVRDGELLVTDGPFTESKEWIAGYDILECRDLDEAIEIASRHPMARGGRIELRPFWNGADDE, encoded by the coding sequence ATGAAGTACTTCATGTTCGTCGCCACCGACACGCAGCCCGACCGCTCAGGCGACGAGGGCATCCCGATCGAGCAGTGGGTCGCCGAGAACGACGAGCGGGGCACGCGCATCGACGGCGAGCGGCTGCAGCCCGTGCGCGACGCGACGCTCGTGCGCGTCCGCGACGGCGAACTGCTCGTCACCGACGGCCCGTTCACCGAGTCGAAGGAGTGGATCGCCGGGTACGACATCCTCGAGTGCCGCGACCTCGACGAGGCGATCGAGATCGCGTCGCGGCATCCGATGGCGAGGGGCGGGCGCATCGAGCTGCGGCCGTTCTGGAACGGCGCCGACGACGAGTGA
- a CDS encoding YciI family protein has translation MEIMMFVVADPDVDAGPVDEEAVAEWDRLRAEQGVLTRAMRLRPIDETVTVRVRGGETIVTDGPFTESKEWIAGYDVLELPDLDAAVELAKGDPLARHGALEVRPFWPLHQGE, from the coding sequence ATGGAGATCATGATGTTCGTGGTCGCCGACCCCGACGTGGATGCCGGGCCGGTCGACGAGGAGGCAGTGGCCGAGTGGGATCGCCTGCGAGCCGAGCAGGGCGTGCTGACGCGCGCGATGCGGCTGCGCCCGATCGACGAGACCGTGACGGTGCGGGTGCGCGGCGGCGAGACGATCGTCACCGACGGACCGTTCACCGAGTCGAAGGAGTGGATCGCCGGGTACGACGTGCTCGAGCTGCCCGATCTCGACGCCGCGGTCGAACTCGCCAAGGGCGACCCGCTGGCGCGCCACGGCGCCCTCGAGGTGCGGCCGTTCTGGCCGCTGCACCAGGGGGAGTGA
- a CDS encoding YciI family protein, whose protein sequence is MEYMMFVLHDPAAEPYAPEDDDLQAWGDEVERRGVWIAGDRLRPPEDAKTVRVRGDKAFVTDGPFTESKEWIAGFDVIEVRDLDEAIEIAAKHPMARFGRIELRRAWPLSEGFEP, encoded by the coding sequence GTGGAGTACATGATGTTCGTGCTGCACGACCCCGCTGCCGAGCCGTATGCGCCGGAGGACGACGACCTGCAGGCGTGGGGTGACGAGGTGGAGCGCCGCGGTGTCTGGATCGCCGGCGATCGGCTCCGTCCGCCCGAGGACGCGAAGACCGTGCGCGTGCGCGGCGACAAGGCGTTCGTGACCGACGGCCCGTTCACCGAATCGAAGGAGTGGATCGCCGGCTTCGACGTGATCGAGGTGCGCGACCTCGACGAGGCGATCGAGATCGCGGCGAAGCACCCGATGGCGAGGTTCGGGCGCATCGAGCTGCGGCGTGCGTGGCCGCTCTCGGAGGGATTCGAGCCGTAG